In Pedobacter sp. SL55, the following proteins share a genomic window:
- a CDS encoding DoxX family protein, whose product MAIKILNSILILVAVFMGLKQGWAMLSSKPEMLEMFSKWNFSKTAIMVNGAVTIIAALLILFPKTFVWGNFLMAAGILMIICLQLWHKDLKGAAIEIPFLLLNLIIVYLQHPLKSN is encoded by the coding sequence ATGGCTATAAAAATATTAAACTCCATTTTAATACTCGTTGCAGTATTTATGGGCTTAAAACAAGGCTGGGCAATGCTATCTAGCAAACCAGAAATGCTAGAAATGTTTAGCAAGTGGAATTTTTCTAAAACAGCAATAATGGTTAACGGAGCTGTAACTATAATAGCAGCCTTGTTAATTTTGTTTCCCAAGACTTTTGTATGGGGCAATTTTTTAATGGCCGCAGGCATTTTAATGATCATTTGCCTGCAGTTGTGGCACAAAGATTTAAAGGGGGCGGCAATAGAAATTCCATTCTTATTGCTTAACCTCATTATTGTGTACTTACAACACCCTTTAAAGAGCAATTAA
- a CDS encoding diphthine--ammonia ligase has translation MNIALSVFNWSGGKDSCLALHHILQNQLFDIKYLLTTVSQAYNRVSMHGVRESLLVKQANSLGLPLYQVKLPELPDMATYELEMNKHLTLLKAQGITHAIFGDLFLADLKAYRESKLAEIGLTAEFPLWKRDTTAVLKEFISLGYKTIVVCAQQGLENFCGRIIDEHFIDELPAGIDPCGENGEFHTFVFDGPLFKKPINFTLGEKIFKTFAAPNGETEQGYWYIDLIDDEATAK, from the coding sequence ATGAATATCGCATTAAGTGTTTTTAATTGGAGTGGCGGAAAAGATAGTTGCTTAGCGCTACACCATATTTTACAAAATCAACTTTTCGATATCAAATATTTGCTTACTACAGTAAGCCAAGCCTACAATCGGGTAAGTATGCACGGCGTACGCGAAAGCCTTTTGGTTAAACAGGCAAATAGTTTAGGCCTTCCGCTGTATCAGGTAAAGTTACCAGAGCTACCAGATATGGCTACCTACGAATTAGAGATGAACAAGCACCTTACCTTGCTTAAAGCCCAAGGCATTACACATGCTATATTTGGCGATTTATTCTTGGCAGATCTAAAGGCTTATCGGGAAAGCAAACTCGCCGAAATAGGATTAACAGCCGAATTTCCATTATGGAAAAGAGATACCACAGCAGTATTAAAAGAATTTATTTCGCTCGGCTACAAAACCATTGTAGTATGTGCACAGCAAGGCCTCGAAAATTTTTGCGGCCGCATCATAGATGAGCATTTTATTGATGAGCTTCCGGCAGGCATAGATCCATGCGGCGAAAACGGAGAGTTCCATACTTTCGTGTTTGATGGCCCTTTATTTAAAAAGCCAATAAATTTCACTTTGGGAGAAAAAATATTCAAAACCTTTGCGGCACCTAATGGAGAAACAGAACAAGGATATTGGTACATAGATTTAATTGACGATGAAGCAACAGCAAAATGA
- a CDS encoding SDR family oxidoreductase yields MSRNDVNGKVVLIAGGGKNLGALLSKDFAAKGAKLAIHYNSESSKAESEKTLAEVKAMGAEAFLFQADLTKVDNIAKLFDETIAKFGGVDIAINTVGMVLKKPFTETTEAEYDVMFGVNSKSAYFFLQEAGKKINDNGKICTIVTSLLAAYTGLYSTYAGAKAPVEHFTRAASKEFGARGISVTAVAPGPMDTPFFYGQESEDAVAYHKSASALGGLTDIKDIAPLVEFLVTEGWWITGQTIFANGGYTTR; encoded by the coding sequence ATGAGCAGAAACGACGTAAATGGAAAAGTGGTTCTTATTGCTGGTGGCGGTAAAAACTTAGGCGCATTATTAAGCAAAGATTTTGCGGCTAAAGGTGCAAAACTAGCTATACACTACAACAGCGAGAGTTCTAAAGCAGAAAGTGAAAAAACTTTAGCCGAAGTAAAAGCTATGGGTGCAGAGGCTTTCTTGTTTCAGGCCGACTTAACTAAAGTAGACAACATTGCCAAACTATTTGATGAAACCATTGCCAAATTTGGAGGGGTTGACATTGCCATTAACACTGTAGGTATGGTACTAAAGAAACCATTTACAGAAACTACAGAGGCAGAGTACGACGTGATGTTTGGCGTAAATTCAAAATCAGCTTATTTCTTTTTGCAAGAAGCGGGCAAAAAAATAAACGATAATGGTAAAATCTGTACCATAGTTACTTCTTTGTTAGCAGCCTATACTGGTTTATATTCTACTTATGCGGGCGCCAAAGCTCCTGTTGAGCATTTTACTAGAGCAGCTTCTAAAGAATTTGGCGCCAGAGGTATTTCGGTAACTGCGGTAGCACCAGGCCCAATGGATACGCCTTTCTTCTACGGTCAAGAAAGTGAGGATGCTGTTGCCTACCACAAATCAGCTTCGGCATTGGGTGGCCTAACAGATATTAAAGACATTGCACCGTTGGTAGAGTTTTTAGTAACCGAAGGATGGTGGATTACCGGACAAACCATTTTTGCAAATGGCGGATATACGACTAGGTAA
- a CDS encoding DUF2975 domain-containing protein, which produces MKKVRYYWVARVLRSFLLLGFVLLVITLLVNISASLFKMKTYATYGDFTFGSTQKGYKLKTKLRLSIPDTVISYEDGQRRIHNEFEDLSFSNKRREESKNRTITAVTASSISSFENEEVTVFNSFTISEPVEAYVSSTNKKYSFFFGLSEQLDLLFTILFFWLLIKLLNRYMVDKIFEQSTFKLIAGFGWLMICKEIIAFIFGYISSKIMGVRFLETTDVLNDKRYNFIDLSLDFYNVFSFSKVGIGMLIILIAYVIKEAIIAKKENELTI; this is translated from the coding sequence ATGAAAAAAGTAAGATACTATTGGGTGGCTAGAGTGCTTAGATCATTTTTGCTGCTGGGTTTTGTACTCTTAGTAATTACCCTTTTAGTAAATATCTCGGCAAGCTTGTTTAAGATGAAAACCTATGCAACTTATGGCGATTTTACCTTCGGTTCTACTCAAAAAGGCTATAAACTAAAAACGAAGCTGCGGTTAAGCATTCCAGATACGGTAATTAGCTACGAGGATGGTCAAAGACGTATTCATAATGAATTTGAAGATCTTTCTTTTTCAAATAAGCGGCGTGAGGAAAGTAAGAACAGGACAATAACAGCGGTAACTGCCAGTAGTATAAGCTCTTTTGAAAATGAAGAGGTTACGGTTTTTAATAGTTTTACAATAAGTGAACCCGTTGAAGCTTATGTAAGTTCTACCAATAAGAAATATTCGTTCTTTTTTGGTTTGTCAGAGCAACTAGATTTATTGTTTACCATTTTATTCTTTTGGCTCTTAATTAAGCTGCTTAATAGATATATGGTGGATAAGATTTTTGAGCAGAGCACATTTAAACTTATTGCGGGCTTTGGTTGGTTAATGATATGTAAGGAAATTATCGCTTTTATTTTTGGTTATATCAGTTCAAAAATAATGGGAGTTCGATTTTTGGAAACCACCGATGTGCTAAATGACAAGAGATATAATTTTATTGATCTAAGTTTGGATTTTTATAATGTATTTAGTTTTTCGAAGGTAGGTATAGGTATGCTAATTATATTAATTGCTTACGTTATTAAAGAAGCGATTATAGCAAAAAAAGAAAATGAATTAACTATTTGA
- a CDS encoding helix-turn-helix domain-containing protein yields the protein MTAPSIKRSKQLTQNYFQFLDKHIMEVAVGKATSFMEINQIASELFVSHKHLTDTVQQETGNHPCHFYDLKIIEQAKQMLTNTNQSISEIARLLTYDPSNFLKFFKKMEGKTPGQFRNESRK from the coding sequence ATGACAGCACCAAGTATTAAAAGAAGCAAGCAACTTACCCAAAACTATTTTCAGTTCTTGGACAAACACATTATGGAAGTGGCTGTAGGAAAAGCAACCAGCTTCATGGAAATTAACCAAATTGCCAGCGAGTTATTTGTTTCTCACAAACATTTAACAGATACTGTACAGCAAGAAACAGGTAACCACCCCTGCCACTTCTACGATCTTAAAATTATTGAGCAGGCAAAACAAATGCTCACAAATACCAACCAATCTATTTCGGAAATTGCAAGGTTACTTACCTACGACCCCTCTAACTTTCTAAAATTTTTCAAGAAAATGGAGGGAAAAACACCAGGGCAATTCAGAAATGAAAGCAGAAAATAA